Proteins from a single region of Primulina tabacum isolate GXHZ01 chromosome 5, ASM2559414v2, whole genome shotgun sequence:
- the LOC142544912 gene encoding uncharacterized protein LOC142544912, with protein MEAKILISEQDARIAEQNARISDQDARIQRLEEMFKKSASNFDIEEKGSCSVKLHPMSDDKIKKSVSNYATSHDDDVKTLSNAEFLQDKPVALALESRTNIVAYVTIVHVNADNKLFHGVPSPMTCMHVPIDNAVDKLAHLPFPIPNECDTVGDAIGTHVAWPTHFVVMQDEVNVNLYLNLKYHK; from the exons ATGGAGGCGAAGATATTAATCTCAGAACAAGATGCACGCATCGCAGAACAAAATGCACGCATATCAGATCAAGATGCACGCATACAGAGACTTGAAGAAATGTTCAAAAAGAGTGCAAGCAACTTTGACATTGAAGAAAAAGGTAGTTGCTCAGTGAAGTTGCATCCCATGAGTGACGATAAAATCAAAAAGAGTGTCTCGAACTATGCAACTTCGCATGATGATGACGTGAAAACTTTGAGCAATGCTGAGTTTTTGCAG GATAAGCCGGTTGCATTGGCATTGGAATCTCGGACTAATATTGTTGCATACGTTACAATTGTCCATGTCAATGcggataataaattatttcatggtGTTCCATCACCCATGACTTGCATGCACGTACCCATTGATAATGCTGTGGACAAATTAGCACATTTGCCATTTCCAATTCCAAACGAATGTGATACTGTTGGTGATGCTATTGGAACACATGTAGCTTGGCCAACACACTTCGTAGTCATGCAAGATGAGGTAAATgtcaatttatatttaaatttaaagtatcataaataa